A single Bacteroidota bacterium DNA region contains:
- a CDS encoding PorV/PorQ family protein, whose protein sequence is MVKRYLILSLAFYAGIATVLAGNKERVGQAGATQLLINPWTRSSGWCGANTASVRGIEATYLNVAGLAFTPKTELLFTRTQWLKGTDININAFGLSQRIGETSVLGLNFMSMDMGDIEITTTDQPEGGIGTFSPQFFNMGLSYAKAFSDNIYGGLNLKIISEGIADVKARGVALDAGIQYVTGKWNRVKFGIALKNVGPRMTYRGDGLSFNASVLSTGTILTAEQRSSDFELPSMVNIGGSYDFYLKKDTAEIKMHRLTVAGNFVSNSFSKDQYVVGLEYGLKSFLMLRAGYLFEDGIHKEDERTTAFTGPHAGFGVEVPFGKEKKSTFGIDYSYRATNPFNGVHSFGARLSL, encoded by the coding sequence ATGGTAAAGAGATATTTAATACTCAGTTTAGCTTTTTATGCAGGAATAGCGACTGTACTAGCAGGTAATAAAGAGCGCGTTGGACAAGCAGGTGCAACACAGCTTTTGATAAACCCATGGACACGTAGCTCCGGTTGGTGTGGTGCTAATACTGCTTCTGTAAGAGGAATTGAGGCAACCTATTTGAATGTTGCAGGCTTGGCATTTACCCCTAAAACAGAGTTGTTGTTTACCAGAACTCAATGGTTGAAAGGAACCGATATTAATATCAATGCATTTGGTCTTTCTCAGCGCATTGGAGAAACAAGTGTGTTGGGACTTAATTTCATGTCTATGGATATGGGGGATATAGAAATTACAACAACAGATCAACCTGAAGGAGGAATTGGAACTTTTTCACCCCAATTTTTTAATATGGGATTATCTTACGCAAAAGCGTTTTCTGATAATATTTACGGAGGTTTAAACCTTAAAATTATTTCGGAAGGTATTGCAGATGTTAAAGCTAGAGGCGTAGCGCTAGATGCCGGTATTCAGTATGTAACAGGTAAGTGGAACAGAGTGAAGTTTGGTATTGCCTTGAAAAACGTAGGGCCAAGAATGACATATAGAGGAGACGGTTTATCTTTTAATGCGTCTGTACTATCTACCGGTACTATTTTAACTGCAGAGCAACGTTCATCAGATTTTGAATTGCCATCTATGGTTAATATTGGTGGGTCGTATGATTTTTATTTAAAAAAGGATACTGCTGAAATAAAAATGCACCGTTTGACGGTAGCGGGTAATTTTGTTTCGAATTCGTTTTCAAAAGATCAATATGTTGTTGGGTTAGAGTATGGTTTAAAATCATTTTTAATGCTCAGAGCAGGCTATTTGTTTGAAGATGGAATACATAAGGAGGATGAAAGAACTACCGCGTTTACTGGTCCGCATGCCGGTTTTGGTGTAGAGGTTCCATTTGGGAAAGAAAAAAAATCTACGTTTGGGATAGATTACTCGTATAGAGCTACGAATCCATTTAATGGGGTACATTCTTTTGGCGCTAGATTAAGTTTATAA
- a CDS encoding T9SS C-terminal target domain-containing protein, whose amino-acid sequence MILGRKQRSVILLAVITAGFTTLTARENIGMGSGKNNTASTVNSVAALCEPARAQITFDLNNVRATILNAGDMWWDIFGTQNARYEIPKNSGSHSLFAASIWVGGLDAGSNLRVAAMTYRQTGNDFWPGPLDPVTVSTDDQMCRKYDKHFVITRKEVEDFVGAKADPAAYPGYQIPSSILNWPANGENGNQLAPFFDADGDNYYNPEGSGDYPYYNIANSNSCDTNFLFGDKTIWWVFNDKGNVHTESSSPPIGLEIQAQAFAYSTNDEINNMTFYKYKIINRSFSSLNQTYFGKWVDADLGCATDDYVGCDVARGLGYTYNGDGDDESCLGVTGYGDALPAVGVDFFEGPVADIGDGIDNDRDGCVDCTNVNNGTTTIQVPETQLREKIIMSKFVYYNNDNSLQGNPDKASDFYNYCRGMWRDGLPMTYGGSGRGGSLACNFMFPGDTDPLGIGTGNVPQVPWYETIKPADRRFFQSAGPFTLQPGARNYITVGAVWARALPGAGNKAAITLLQAADDKAQRLFDNCFKVLDGPDAPDVTLQELDKEVILYLSHSPLSNNYLQKYTEVDPAIPAISGYDRTYDFEGYQIFQLKNASVSQTELSDPDKARLVAQVDVTNGVKQLINYYYDEALQGYTPREEVNGADKGIAKSFRVTEDQFASGDKRLINHKQYYFMAISYAHNNYKNYSQTDPALYDGQTQPYKAGRKNIKVYTAIPHIPTPEANGTKMNAGYGTGVKIKRIEGQGNGGNILDLTDETVARILTSPEHRVIDPEYQAGKGPINVRVIDPLNVVKGDFTFYMLPGITNSTNAAVQQGAIDTAKWKIKNNTTGEIISSQQSIQLQTEQIIPQWGISISISKSGNPGPSDNIKDNGFLEASISYTDPTKAWFSGIADQDGEFSENWIRSGVTEAPNTNPTTEETVYQDRFIGATTSPADAEQVYENILGGLIAPYALTGASYKTGGFVYAEGGPKYGVFNSINTLNDMPFLASVDIVITSDKSKWSRCVVLEMQEETQLAVGGVAKHAIRASASVDKEGRKSGDPGTVSDGSENDPNFISSTGMGWFPGYAINIETGERLNLAFGEDSWLVAENGADMIWNPTSNSYSNLGTLLWGGKHHLFVFNSSGLYSGSSAFAKDMPRYDHGQYIRNQIPAASNATAMNGTIWNHCIWTGIPLVNSSFSSMSQVNKNLAIPSDLKIRLRVAKRYTRAYSGYFNNTTFQLTYQTDVAATPQNRNYPMYTFNTYDLETVTSDEMSAKDALELINVVPNPYYAYSAYETNRLDNRVKITNVPEKCTISIYTINGSLVRRFKKDDPKTSQDWDLKNQSNIPVASGMYIIHVDVPGVGEKIVKWFGVMRPIDLESF is encoded by the coding sequence ATGATATTAGGTAGAAAACAACGTAGTGTAATTCTGTTAGCTGTTATAACAGCAGGTTTTACAACGCTTACAGCTAGAGAAAATATTGGAATGGGTAGTGGTAAAAATAATACCGCGAGCACAGTTAATTCTGTAGCCGCTTTATGCGAGCCTGCTAGAGCCCAAATAACATTTGATTTAAACAATGTTCGAGCAACTATCTTGAATGCGGGAGATATGTGGTGGGATATTTTTGGAACTCAAAATGCACGCTACGAAATACCTAAAAACAGTGGTTCTCACTCATTGTTTGCTGCGTCTATTTGGGTTGGAGGGTTGGATGCAGGTTCAAATTTAAGAGTAGCTGCTATGACATACCGCCAAACAGGAAATGATTTTTGGCCTGGACCGCTTGATCCGGTTACTGTTAGTACAGATGATCAAATGTGTCGTAAATACGATAAACACTTTGTTATTACCAGAAAAGAAGTAGAAGATTTTGTAGGTGCAAAAGCCGATCCTGCTGCCTATCCAGGGTATCAAATTCCTAGTTCTATTTTAAATTGGCCGGCTAATGGAGAAAACGGAAATCAGTTAGCTCCGTTTTTTGATGCTGACGGTGATAATTACTACAACCCGGAAGGAAGTGGAGATTATCCGTACTACAATATTGCAAACAGTAATTCATGCGATACCAATTTTTTATTTGGGGATAAAACAATTTGGTGGGTTTTTAACGATAAGGGTAATGTACATACCGAGTCTAGCTCCCCTCCAATTGGTTTAGAAATTCAAGCGCAAGCATTTGCGTATAGCACGAACGATGAAATTAATAACATGACTTTTTATAAGTATAAAATTATTAATCGTTCATTTTCCTCATTAAATCAAACGTATTTTGGAAAGTGGGTAGATGCCGATTTGGGCTGTGCTACCGATGATTATGTTGGATGTGATGTGGCAAGAGGGTTAGGTTATACGTATAACGGAGATGGTGATGATGAGAGTTGTTTGGGTGTTACCGGATACGGGGATGCACTTCCGGCTGTTGGGGTTGATTTTTTTGAAGGTCCGGTAGCGGATATAGGAGATGGTATTGATAACGACCGAGATGGTTGTGTTGATTGTACCAATGTAAATAATGGAACAACTACTATTCAGGTTCCGGAAACTCAATTGCGCGAAAAAATTATCATGTCTAAGTTTGTGTATTACAATAACGATAATTCACTACAGGGAAACCCTGATAAAGCAAGTGATTTTTACAATTATTGTAGAGGTATGTGGAGAGATGGATTGCCAATGACATACGGAGGTAGTGGGCGTGGTGGTAGTTTAGCATGTAATTTTATGTTCCCTGGTGATACTGATCCACTGGGAATTGGAACCGGTAATGTACCTCAAGTACCTTGGTATGAAACAATAAAACCGGCAGATAGAAGATTTTTTCAATCAGCAGGACCTTTTACATTGCAACCTGGAGCAAGAAACTACATTACTGTGGGTGCTGTTTGGGCTAGAGCTCTGCCTGGAGCTGGGAATAAGGCTGCAATTACTTTATTGCAAGCTGCTGATGATAAAGCTCAACGTTTGTTCGACAATTGCTTTAAGGTATTAGATGGGCCGGATGCTCCAGATGTTACATTGCAAGAATTAGACAAAGAAGTAATACTTTATTTGTCTCATTCTCCACTGTCAAATAACTATCTTCAAAAATACACGGAAGTAGATCCTGCAATACCTGCAATTAGTGGGTATGACAGAACTTATGATTTTGAAGGGTATCAAATTTTTCAATTGAAAAACGCTTCGGTTTCTCAAACAGAATTGTCCGATCCGGATAAGGCTCGTTTAGTAGCACAAGTAGATGTTACAAATGGAGTAAAGCAACTTATTAATTACTACTATGACGAGGCTTTACAAGGGTATACCCCAAGAGAAGAAGTAAATGGTGCTGATAAGGGAATTGCAAAATCGTTCCGTGTAACAGAAGATCAATTCGCTTCCGGAGATAAACGCCTTATTAATCATAAGCAGTATTACTTTATGGCAATATCGTATGCGCATAATAATTACAAAAATTATAGTCAAACAGACCCTGCGCTATATGATGGACAAACTCAGCCTTATAAAGCTGGTAGAAAAAATATAAAAGTTTATACTGCCATACCACACATTCCTACACCGGAAGCTAACGGAACTAAAATGAATGCAGGATATGGAACCGGAGTTAAAATCAAAAGAATTGAAGGCCAAGGAAATGGTGGGAACATTCTTGATTTAACTGACGAAACGGTAGCTCGTATTTTAACTAGTCCGGAGCATAGGGTAATTGACCCTGAATACCAAGCCGGTAAAGGACCAATTAATGTGCGCGTTATAGATCCTTTGAATGTGGTAAAAGGGGATTTTACGTTTTACATGCTGCCTGGTATTACGAATAGTACTAATGCAGCTGTTCAGCAGGGAGCAATAGATACAGCTAAGTGGAAAATAAAGAACAATACAACTGGCGAAATAATTTCTTCTCAGCAATCTATTCAATTGCAGACAGAACAAATTATACCTCAGTGGGGGATATCAATCTCAATTAGCAAGTCAGGAAACCCTGGTCCTTCTGATAATATAAAAGACAATGGCTTTTTAGAAGCATCTATATCATATACCGACCCTACGAAGGCTTGGTTTTCTGGAATAGCAGATCAAGATGGAGAGTTCTCCGAAAACTGGATTAGATCAGGAGTAACAGAGGCGCCAAATACTAATCCTACAACAGAAGAAACAGTTTATCAAGATAGGTTTATTGGCGCAACGACTTCTCCTGCTGATGCAGAGCAAGTATATGAGAATATACTAGGCGGTTTGATAGCCCCTTATGCTTTAACGGGTGCAAGTTACAAGACTGGAGGATTTGTTTATGCAGAGGGAGGGCCTAAGTATGGTGTGTTTAATTCAATTAATACGTTAAACGATATGCCGTTTTTGGCAAGTGTTGATATTGTTATTACTTCTGATAAATCAAAATGGTCGAGATGTGTTGTTTTGGAAATGCAGGAGGAAACGCAGTTAGCTGTTGGGGGTGTTGCCAAGCATGCAATACGAGCTTCTGCTTCTGTTGATAAAGAGGGAAGAAAGTCTGGAGACCCAGGTACTGTTAGTGATGGTAGTGAAAACGATCCTAATTTTATCAGCTCTACCGGTATGGGCTGGTTTCCTGGATATGCAATTAACATAGAAACCGGAGAACGCTTGAATCTTGCTTTTGGCGAAGATTCTTGGTTGGTGGCAGAAAATGGTGCTGATATGATATGGAATCCGACATCAAATTCATACAGCAATTTGGGTACTCTATTATGGGGAGGGAAACACCATCTTTTTGTTTTCAATAGCTCAGGATTGTATTCAGGCTCTTCCGCTTTTGCAAAAGATATGCCTAGATACGACCATGGTCAGTACATAAGAAATCAAATACCTGCAGCAAGTAATGCCACTGCAATGAATGGTACTATTTGGAATCATTGTATTTGGACAGGAATTCCACTTGTTAATTCAAGTTTTTCTAGTATGTCGCAAGTAAATAAAAATTTAGCTATCCCGTCTGACTTGAAAATTAGATTGAGAGTAGCAAAGAGATATACAAGAGCCTATTCTGGGTATTTTAATAACACTACATTTCAACTTACTTACCAAACGGATGTTGCAGCCACTCCTCAAAACAGAAACTATCCTATGTACACGTTTAATACATACGATTTAGAAACTGTTACTAGTGATGAAATGTCGGCAAAAGATGCGTTAGAGTTAATTAATGTTGTCCCTAACCCTTACTATGCTTACTCTGCATACGAAACAAATAGGTTGGATAATAGAGTGAAGATTACAAATGTGCCTGAAAAATGTACCATTTCTATTTATACAATTAATGGTTCGTTGGTACGTAGGTTTAAGAAGGACGATCCTAAAACATCTCAAGATTGGGATTTGAAAAATCAATCGAATATTCCGGTAGCAAGCGGTATGTATATTATACATGTTGATGTTCCGGGAGTAGGAGAAAAAATAGTGAAATGGTTTGGAGTAATGAGGCCAATTGATTTGGAGTCGTTCTAA
- a CDS encoding TonB-dependent receptor gives MYKKLLYTFVGILASGYLFSQSGAIKVTLKDKATKETIPFANVVAELNGVQAGGATTNIDGEAFIKPLTPGKYNVKATYVGYQAVMITGVNVSPDKTEYVTIELQASSITINEVVIVEYTEPLIDPDTKSGSTVTREEFQNLATRDVNGAAALTAGVYQNDGGGLNFRGSRAENTQYVVDGMRVIGSANVSQQSVENITTITGGIPAQYGDVTGGVVAITTRGPQSKFMGGVEARTSQFLDPYGHNYIGFSLGGPIITKRDTAKTKTVLGYFVGGEIELDKDPYPSAIGFWKVKDDKLKYLEENPLRRFAGSDALVREAEFITKDDMEEIKVRQNVASRAFRLNTKVDYKPTDNLNITLGGSIDYGSGHSFVYEYALLNPVNNPAYRSNTWRVFGRITQRFGDPNLTKEEIEKSTALIKNAYYTLQGEYEGSKGITEDDTHKDDHFAYGYVGKFKQYKSPYYQFKSDGPMGDAFYMIGEGDVALTFQPGDVNTEATNWTEQLYNLVGTGYTTNGGQYGFAQGNFMLQQGNVAAGEYYNQGITTGIDIIQNNGLLNGTRPGNLYGLWYNTGRQYGGYAIGDNTRFRVSTSFSADIKKHALQVGLEWEQRSYRDYNLTSIGLWDLMAGGANSGGFANFHLSQLDTVPIFVPELSGTYNYYRYDKRYDASQQYYFDKKLREKLGLPVDGTDFIDVNSLDPSLFSLDMFSPDELYNQGNGIVSYRGYHTGKRTKGRASFSDFFNKRDATDSYFTREVPAFTPVYMAGYIQDKFDFRDMKFNVGVRIDRYDANQYVPKDMYVFDEVYTAKEIDFDKYNATRPSNIGDDFVVYVNDASAGVEATTINGYRDGDQWYTADGKEVTDWQLIAGPTGIAPMLKNPTNVSGVSEKAFEDYTPQVNVMPRIAFSFPISDVANFFAHYDILTQRPSDGYNAVNPFNYLYLQNRGGAYTPNPNLKPSRTTDYELGFSQILNERKNSSLTISAFYRELRDMQQIIRINGAYPVSYLTTGNIDFGTVKGLSVAYDLRRRASSSTFAEAEGVQLSANYTLQFADGTGSGATDAFNLANSGQPNLRTLVPLDFDQRHRLVLNLDYRFGTKTEYKGPTVTRKKDDTDKTIKVLEDVGFNLTLNAGSGTPYTQQANPTQTAASGIAQRAFLKGNIRGARLPWQFRGDIRIDKNFIVKWGDKDDDNRKQSNLNVYVLVYNILNTKNVVGVYPYTGNPDDDGYLTSAAAQSEINANISPASFIDLYSIKVNNPYNYSLPRRIRLGITLDF, from the coding sequence ATGTATAAAAAATTACTCTACACATTCGTTGGAATTCTAGCAAGTGGGTACCTGTTCTCTCAAAGTGGAGCCATTAAAGTTACCTTAAAAGATAAAGCAACAAAGGAGACCATTCCTTTTGCAAACGTGGTAGCTGAGCTTAATGGTGTGCAAGCCGGTGGAGCTACTACTAATATTGATGGAGAGGCATTTATAAAACCACTAACTCCTGGAAAATACAATGTCAAAGCAACCTATGTAGGATACCAAGCGGTAATGATTACGGGTGTAAACGTATCTCCAGATAAAACAGAGTACGTTACCATCGAATTACAAGCAAGTTCTATAACAATTAATGAGGTAGTTATTGTTGAATATACCGAGCCTCTAATTGACCCGGACACAAAATCAGGCTCTACGGTAACACGCGAAGAATTTCAAAATTTAGCAACAAGAGATGTAAATGGCGCAGCTGCTCTTACCGCAGGGGTGTATCAAAATGATGGTGGAGGTCTTAACTTCCGCGGGTCTCGTGCTGAAAACACACAGTATGTTGTAGATGGTATGCGTGTAATTGGTTCGGCAAATGTGTCGCAGCAATCGGTTGAGAATATTACAACTATTACCGGTGGTATTCCTGCTCAATACGGAGATGTTACTGGTGGTGTTGTTGCTATTACCACACGTGGCCCACAAAGTAAATTTATGGGTGGCGTAGAAGCTCGTACATCTCAGTTTTTAGATCCTTATGGACACAATTACATTGGATTTAGCCTTGGTGGGCCTATTATTACAAAGCGTGATACCGCAAAAACTAAAACGGTTTTGGGTTATTTTGTTGGCGGTGAAATAGAGTTGGACAAAGATCCATATCCATCTGCCATTGGATTTTGGAAAGTAAAGGACGATAAGTTAAAATATCTAGAAGAAAACCCATTACGTAGATTTGCAGGAAGCGATGCGTTAGTAAGAGAGGCAGAGTTTATCACAAAAGATGATATGGAAGAAATTAAAGTACGCCAAAATGTTGCGTCTCGTGCTTTTAGACTTAACACAAAAGTAGATTATAAGCCAACCGACAATTTGAATATTACACTTGGTGGTTCAATTGACTACGGAAGCGGACACTCTTTTGTTTATGAATATGCTTTGTTAAATCCGGTAAATAATCCCGCGTACCGAAGCAATACATGGCGAGTATTTGGGCGTATAACACAACGTTTTGGCGATCCTAACTTAACGAAGGAGGAGATAGAAAAATCGACTGCACTTATAAAAAATGCGTATTACACCTTACAAGGAGAATACGAAGGAAGTAAAGGTATAACTGAAGACGATACACATAAAGACGACCATTTTGCCTATGGATACGTAGGAAAATTCAAACAATACAAATCTCCCTACTATCAATTTAAATCGGATGGACCAATGGGAGATGCATTTTACATGATTGGAGAAGGAGATGTTGCACTAACATTTCAACCGGGAGATGTAAACACAGAGGCTACTAATTGGACTGAGCAACTTTATAATTTGGTTGGAACAGGATATACTACAAATGGCGGGCAGTACGGATTTGCTCAAGGTAACTTTATGTTGCAACAAGGCAATGTAGCTGCGGGTGAATACTATAACCAAGGCATTACTACAGGTATTGATATCATACAAAACAATGGATTGCTAAATGGTACTCGTCCCGGTAACCTATATGGCTTATGGTATAACACTGGTCGTCAGTACGGAGGATATGCTATTGGAGACAATACTCGATTTAGGGTATCTACTAGCTTTTCGGCAGATATTAAAAAACATGCGTTGCAAGTTGGGTTGGAGTGGGAACAACGTTCTTACAGAGATTATAATTTAACCTCTATCGGTTTGTGGGATTTAATGGCTGGCGGTGCTAATAGCGGAGGTTTTGCTAATTTCCATTTATCGCAATTAGATACAGTACCTATTTTTGTTCCTGAACTTTCCGGAACTTACAACTACTACAGATACGATAAAAGATACGATGCGTCTCAACAATATTATTTCGATAAAAAGCTTCGCGAAAAATTAGGCTTACCGGTTGACGGAACTGATTTTATTGATGTAAACAGCTTAGATCCATCTTTATTCTCTTTAGATATGTTTAGTCCGGACGAACTATATAACCAAGGAAATGGAATTGTTTCGTATCGTGGATACCATACCGGTAAACGCACCAAAGGCCGTGCTTCGTTTAGCGATTTCTTTAACAAAAGAGATGCAACAGATTCTTACTTTACTAGAGAAGTGCCTGCATTTACTCCGGTTTACATGGCTGGTTACATACAAGATAAATTCGACTTTAGAGATATGAAGTTTAATGTTGGTGTGCGTATTGATAGATACGATGCTAACCAATATGTACCAAAAGATATGTATGTATTTGATGAAGTTTATACTGCGAAAGAAATTGATTTTGATAAATACAATGCTACTCGACCATCTAACATTGGAGATGACTTTGTGGTGTATGTAAACGATGCATCTGCAGGTGTAGAAGCTACTACCATTAATGGATACAGAGACGGGGACCAATGGTACACAGCAGATGGTAAAGAAGTTACCGATTGGCAGCTAATTGCAGGTCCTACAGGAATTGCACCAATGCTAAAAAATCCAACAAATGTATCGGGAGTTTCAGAAAAAGCATTTGAGGATTATACTCCGCAAGTAAATGTAATGCCTCGTATTGCATTCTCTTTTCCTATTTCGGACGTTGCTAACTTTTTTGCTCATTACGATATCTTAACACAGCGCCCAAGCGATGGTTATAATGCAGTAAATCCATTTAACTATTTGTACTTGCAGAATAGAGGTGGTGCTTATACACCTAATCCAAACCTAAAACCATCTCGTACTACAGATTATGAATTAGGTTTTAGCCAAATATTAAATGAGCGTAAAAACTCATCACTTACTATCTCTGCATTTTATCGTGAGTTGAGAGATATGCAACAAATTATCCGTATCAACGGTGCATATCCTGTAAGTTATTTAACTACCGGAAATATCGATTTTGGTACAGTAAAAGGATTATCTGTAGCATACGATTTGCGTAGAAGAGCATCTTCATCAACATTTGCAGAGGCTGAAGGAGTTCAATTAAGTGCAAATTATACGCTTCAGTTTGCCGATGGAACAGGATCCGGGGCAACAGACGCATTTAATCTTGCAAACTCCGGTCAACCAAACTTAAGAACATTAGTACCACTTGATTTTGACCAAAGACATAGACTTGTATTAAATCTTGATTACCGTTTTGGAACTAAAACAGAATACAAAGGGCCTACTGTTACGCGTAAAAAAGACGATACCGATAAAACAATTAAAGTGTTAGAAGATGTTGGGTTTAACTTGACATTAAATGCGGGTTCCGGTACACCTTATACACAGCAAGCAAACCCAACCCAAACAGCAGCTTCCGGAATTGCACAAAGAGCTTTCTTAAAGGGAAATATTAGAGGAGCTCGTTTACCATGGCAATTTAGAGGAGATATCCGTATTGATAAAAACTTTATTGTTAAATGGGGCGATAAAGACGATGACAACAGAAAGCAATCTAACTTAAATGTGTATGTATTGGTGTATAATATATTAAACACCAAGAATGTGGTAGGTGTTTACCCTTATACCGGAAATCCTGATGATGACGGTTATTTAACTTCTGCTGCTGCACAGTCTGAAATAAATGCAAATATTAGTCCTGCATCATTCATTGATTTGTATTCTATAAAAGTAAACAACCCTTACAACTACAGCTTGCCGCGTAGAATAAGATTAGGTATAACATTAGATTTTTAA
- the mutL gene encoding DNA mismatch repair endonuclease MutL, whose amino-acid sequence MADIIQLLPDSVANQIAAGEVIQRPASAVKELMENAIDAKATQIKLIVKDAGKTLIQVIDNGLGMSERDARMSFERHATSKIKKADDLFSIRTMGFRGEALASIAAIAQVELKTKRADDSLGTLIEIEGSVLKIQEPCACQNGTSFAIKNLFYNVPARRNFLKSDPAEFRYILEEFQRVALAFPEVAFSLNHNGNDVFQLPSSNLKQRIVGLFGNNYNERLVPVEEHTDILNISGFVIKPQFCKKTRGEQYFFVNNRFIKNAYLNHSVQSAFQHLISGDVFPSYFLKLEINPQTIDINIHPTKTEIKFEDERSIYMILQASIKRSLGIFNITPTIDFNREQSFDIAFDKNKPVVAPTIKVDKNYNPFKTTTGQNYQEKYSPAIKQNWQELYDVLKTKQQESSEPQQEIEINEGESPSQAPVFQLLRKYIVSSVKSGLLLIDQQAAHERIVFEKLQQTEANTNTQQLLYPEQMEVSTHEYQLINELKDDLNGLGFDIRDFGKNTFVIHGIPADAKNSKPAELLMDTIHQYEKNTDAISSSHREGLLIATAKSASIKKGRQLKEQEMLAIIDQLFACENTQLSPSGKKIYFILTEEELDKRFNY is encoded by the coding sequence ATGGCTGATATTATTCAATTACTCCCTGATTCGGTTGCAAATCAAATTGCTGCCGGAGAGGTTATTCAACGTCCTGCATCTGCGGTTAAGGAGTTGATGGAGAATGCCATTGATGCAAAAGCCACACAAATAAAACTCATTGTAAAAGATGCCGGCAAAACCTTGATACAAGTAATTGACAACGGTTTAGGAATGAGCGAACGAGATGCACGGATGAGTTTTGAAAGACACGCTACTTCTAAAATAAAAAAAGCTGACGACCTATTCAGCATACGCACCATGGGCTTTAGAGGCGAGGCACTTGCATCCATTGCCGCAATTGCTCAAGTAGAACTTAAAACCAAACGTGCAGACGATAGCCTTGGTACACTTATCGAAATTGAAGGAAGTGTTTTAAAAATACAAGAACCATGCGCTTGTCAGAACGGAACAAGTTTTGCTATTAAAAATTTGTTTTACAATGTTCCGGCCCGTAGAAATTTTTTAAAATCAGATCCGGCTGAGTTTAGATATATTTTAGAAGAGTTTCAGCGAGTTGCGCTTGCCTTCCCGGAAGTAGCTTTTTCTTTGAATCATAACGGGAATGATGTTTTTCAACTGCCTTCATCTAACCTAAAACAACGAATTGTAGGGCTGTTTGGGAATAATTACAACGAACGCCTGGTGCCGGTTGAAGAACATACAGACATTTTAAATATCTCCGGATTTGTTATAAAACCTCAGTTCTGTAAGAAAACCAGAGGAGAACAATATTTTTTTGTAAATAATCGATTTATTAAAAATGCCTATTTAAATCATTCCGTTCAAAGTGCCTTTCAGCATTTAATTTCCGGAGATGTATTTCCTTCGTACTTTTTAAAGTTGGAAATCAATCCACAAACTATAGACATCAACATCCATCCCACAAAAACAGAAATAAAATTTGAAGACGAACGCTCTATCTACATGATACTGCAAGCTTCGATTAAACGTTCGTTGGGTATTTTTAACATTACGCCCACCATTGATTTTAACAGAGAACAAAGTTTTGATATTGCCTTTGACAAAAACAAACCTGTTGTTGCCCCTACCATAAAGGTTGATAAAAACTACAACCCATTTAAAACTACAACAGGACAAAACTATCAAGAAAAGTATTCTCCCGCTATAAAGCAGAATTGGCAAGAGTTGTACGATGTATTAAAAACGAAACAACAAGAAAGCTCAGAACCACAGCAAGAAATAGAAATAAACGAAGGCGAATCTCCTAGCCAAGCTCCTGTTTTTCAATTGTTGCGCAAATACATTGTAAGCTCTGTAAAATCAGGGCTTTTACTTATAGACCAGCAGGCAGCACACGAACGCATTGTTTTTGAAAAACTACAGCAAACAGAAGCCAATACCAACACCCAACAATTGCTTTATCCGGAGCAAATGGAGGTTTCTACGCACGAATACCAATTGATAAATGAACTTAAAGATGATTTGAATGGTCTTGGATTTGACATACGAGATTTTGGCAAAAACACGTTTGTTATTCACGGCATTCCCGCTGATGCAAAAAACAGTAAGCCTGCGGAGTTGCTAATGGACACTATTCATCAGTACGAAAAAAACACGGATGCTATTTCTTCATCGCATCGGGAAGGATTGCTAATTGCAACAGCAAAAAGCGCTTCTATTAAAAAAGGGCGACAATTAAAGGAACAAGAAATGCTTGCTATTATTGATCAATTATTTGCTTGCGAAAACACACAACTATCTCCTTCGGGCAAAAAAATTTATTTTATTTTAACAGAAGAAGAACTGGACAAAAGATTTAATTACTAA